From Streptomyces durmitorensis, a single genomic window includes:
- a CDS encoding TRAP transporter large permease subunit, producing MGVVILIVMVVGVAAMLTRKLPTAFALVLLGVAIALVAGAPLTGKESVFDTVLQEGAPMLASTMIAVLLGSWLGKLLDETGIAGTIVRKIVEFGGDRPTVVALGVLAVSALIGTVTGSAPAAMLAGIIGIPAMVAVGIPKVTAAGTILMGIAVGVPFELPIWQFFSTALDLPVATVRGFMVKLFPLALVAAVAFVLVESRRRGVEHTWALKTAVDKRRSRRERLGDAPWYALLTPVVPLVLALGFELAIIPSLLAGVLYALVTTTRPREMNKRLLRTLYGGFEVAAPPIALFIAIGILLAAVKLPGAIEALEPLVKAVSPQNPVLFVLVFTLLVPLCLYRGPLNVYGLGAGIAGVLIAAGIYPAVAVLGLAASYNQVFGVADPTSTQTVWSAQYAGVGPQQVMVRTLPYVWAVALGGFCVTAATYL from the coding sequence ATGGGCGTTGTCATCCTGATCGTCATGGTGGTGGGTGTCGCAGCGATGCTCACCCGCAAACTCCCCACCGCCTTCGCCCTGGTCCTCCTCGGCGTCGCCATCGCACTCGTCGCCGGCGCCCCGCTGACCGGCAAGGAGAGCGTCTTCGACACCGTCCTCCAGGAGGGCGCCCCGATGCTCGCCTCGACGATGATCGCGGTGCTGCTCGGCTCGTGGCTGGGCAAACTCCTGGACGAGACCGGCATCGCCGGGACCATCGTCCGCAAGATCGTGGAGTTCGGCGGCGACCGGCCCACGGTCGTGGCACTCGGCGTCCTCGCCGTGTCCGCGCTGATCGGCACGGTCACCGGCTCCGCCCCCGCCGCCATGCTGGCCGGCATCATCGGCATCCCGGCGATGGTCGCCGTGGGCATCCCGAAGGTCACCGCGGCGGGCACCATCCTGATGGGCATCGCCGTCGGGGTTCCGTTCGAACTGCCCATCTGGCAGTTCTTCTCCACCGCCCTTGACCTGCCGGTTGCGACGGTGCGCGGTTTCATGGTGAAGCTGTTCCCGCTGGCCCTGGTCGCGGCCGTCGCCTTCGTCCTCGTCGAGTCGCGCCGCCGCGGGGTCGAGCACACCTGGGCGCTGAAGACGGCCGTCGACAAGCGCCGCTCGCGCCGCGAACGCCTCGGCGACGCACCCTGGTACGCGCTGCTCACCCCCGTCGTGCCGCTTGTCCTGGCCCTCGGCTTCGAACTGGCCATCATTCCCTCGCTGTTGGCCGGTGTGCTCTACGCACTGGTCACCACGACCCGGCCGCGCGAGATGAACAAGCGCCTGCTGCGCACCCTGTACGGCGGCTTCGAGGTCGCCGCGCCCCCGATCGCGCTGTTCATCGCCATCGGCATCCTGCTCGCCGCGGTGAAACTGCCCGGAGCCATCGAGGCCCTGGAACCCCTGGTCAAGGCCGTCAGCCCGCAGAACCCGGTGCTGTTCGTCCTGGTCTTCACCCTGCTGGTGCCGCTGTGCCTCTACCGGGGTCCGCTCAACGTCTACGGCCTGGGTGCGGGCATCGCGGGCGTCCTCATCGCGGCCGGCATCTACCCCGCCGTAGCCGTGCTCGGCCTCGCCGCCTCGTACAACCAGGTCTTCGGCGTCGCCGACCCCACCAGCACCCAGACCGTGTGGAGCGCCCAGTACGCGGGCGTCGGCCCCCAGCAGGTCATGGTGCGGACCCTGCCGTACGTGTGGGCCGTCGCCCTCGGCGGATTCTGTGTCACCGCCGCCACCTACCTCTGA
- a CDS encoding hydantoinase/oxoprolinase family protein: MTTHRIRVGIDVGGTFTDAVAVDATTLELLGQVKVPTSHHHEDGVAHGIVEALSRLLAETGRAPEDVAFLAHGTTQATNALLEGDVATVGLIGIGTGPAAALTRRLAALGRLQLTPGKSLPLAYAHVTDPDDAAAVGRAADTLAREGAQVLVATEPFSVDRPEGEQAVVAAARSAGLPLTAAHEITSLYGLRKRTRTAVVNAAILPRMLATADLVDSSITKAGVGSPLMVMRCDGGVMSLDEMRRRPLLTVLSGPAAGVAGALMQERISEGVFLETGGTSTDISVVRRGKVAVQHATILGKKSYLNALDVRTVGVGGGSMVRIGGGKVTGVGPRSAHIAGLPYACFATLDDLRDAQLTTVRPMADDPQDYAVLDAAGGRFALTMTCAANAAGRVPEGDFARSDQAVARAAVAPLAAALGVDVASAAARLLDVGTAHVKKVVDAMIRDYRLDQDTALLVGGGGGAASVTPHLAEVSGLEGRIARHSEVISPIGVALALVREQIERTIPGAGQEQILAVRAEAEAAVIAQGAAADGVEVEVTVDPQTSTVRAVATGATELRTQDRAHRADEAERLRTAAASLKTDPSQVTVLARTTAHTVYGTEVRRTLRATRHPVRIVDADGVIRLHVPDARVETTRVADAPEVLAKLVRETTSYGDGGVRAPAVRLLLGSRIADLSGVLDPEPLLALARSELDARAAEEPVVAVLEVRT; encoded by the coding sequence ATGACCACCCACCGCATCCGCGTCGGCATCGACGTGGGCGGAACCTTCACCGACGCCGTGGCAGTCGACGCCACGACCCTGGAACTCCTGGGACAGGTGAAGGTCCCCACCAGCCACCATCATGAGGACGGCGTGGCCCACGGCATCGTGGAAGCACTGAGCCGTCTGCTGGCAGAGACCGGCCGCGCGCCCGAGGACGTCGCTTTTCTGGCGCACGGCACGACCCAGGCTACCAACGCCCTGCTGGAGGGCGATGTCGCCACCGTGGGCCTGATCGGCATCGGCACCGGACCCGCCGCCGCTCTCACCCGCAGGCTCGCCGCGCTCGGCAGGCTCCAACTCACCCCGGGCAAGAGCCTTCCGCTCGCCTACGCCCACGTGACGGACCCGGACGACGCGGCGGCGGTCGGGCGCGCCGCGGACACGCTGGCGCGGGAGGGCGCCCAAGTCCTCGTGGCCACCGAGCCGTTCAGCGTGGACCGCCCGGAGGGCGAGCAGGCCGTCGTGGCGGCGGCGCGTTCCGCCGGTCTTCCGCTGACCGCCGCACACGAGATCACCTCGCTGTACGGGCTGCGCAAGCGCACCCGCACTGCGGTGGTCAACGCGGCGATCCTGCCGCGCATGCTGGCCACCGCCGACCTCGTCGACAGCTCCATCACCAAGGCCGGGGTCGGATCCCCGCTCATGGTGATGCGCTGCGACGGCGGCGTGATGTCCCTCGACGAGATGCGGCGCAGACCGCTCCTGACGGTCCTTTCGGGCCCGGCGGCGGGCGTGGCCGGCGCGCTGATGCAAGAACGCATCAGCGAGGGAGTGTTCCTGGAGACCGGCGGCACCTCCACCGACATCAGCGTCGTGCGGCGCGGCAAGGTGGCCGTCCAGCACGCCACGATCCTGGGCAAGAAGTCCTACCTCAACGCCCTGGACGTACGCACCGTCGGAGTCGGCGGCGGTTCCATGGTGCGGATCGGCGGCGGGAAGGTGACCGGGGTCGGACCGCGCAGCGCCCACATCGCCGGGCTGCCCTACGCGTGCTTCGCGACCCTCGACGACCTGCGCGACGCACAGCTCACCACCGTGCGCCCGATGGCCGACGACCCTCAGGACTACGCCGTGCTCGACGCGGCGGGCGGCCGCTTCGCGCTCACCATGACGTGCGCGGCCAACGCGGCGGGACGCGTGCCCGAGGGCGACTTCGCCCGCAGCGACCAGGCAGTCGCCAGAGCGGCCGTCGCCCCGCTCGCCGCCGCCCTCGGCGTGGACGTCGCCTCCGCGGCGGCCCGGCTCCTCGACGTGGGGACAGCCCACGTCAAGAAGGTCGTCGACGCGATGATCCGCGACTACCGGCTCGACCAGGACACCGCCCTGCTCGTCGGCGGAGGCGGCGGAGCCGCGTCCGTCACCCCGCACCTGGCCGAGGTCAGCGGCCTGGAAGGGCGCATCGCCCGGCACAGCGAGGTGATCAGCCCGATCGGTGTCGCGCTCGCCCTGGTGCGTGAGCAGATCGAGCGGACCATCCCGGGCGCGGGACAGGAACAGATCCTCGCCGTACGGGCCGAGGCGGAGGCCGCCGTCATCGCGCAGGGCGCCGCCGCCGACGGCGTCGAGGTCGAGGTCACCGTCGACCCGCAGACCAGCACCGTGCGGGCCGTCGCCACCGGCGCCACCGAACTGCGCACCCAGGACCGGGCGCACCGGGCGGACGAGGCGGAGCGGCTGCGCACGGCGGCGGCCAGCCTCAAGACCGACCCGTCCCAGGTCACGGTCCTCGCCAGGACCACCGCCCACACCGTGTACGGCACGGAGGTCCGGCGCACCCTGCGCGCCACCCGGCATCCGGTGCGGATCGTCGACGCCGACGGGGTGATACGCCTGCACGTCCCCGACGCCCGCGTGGAGACCACCCGGGTCGCCGACGCCCCCGAGGTCCTCGCGAAGCTGGTGCGCGAGACCACCTCGTACGGCGACGGCGGCGTCCGGGCCCCCGCCGTGCGGCTGCTGCTCGGCTCCCGGATCGCGGACCTGTCAGGCGTCCTCGACCCCGAGCCGCTGCTCGCGCTCGCCCGCAGCGAACTCGACGCCCGCGCCGCCGAGGAGCCGGTCGTCGCCGTACTGGAGGTGCGCACATGA
- a CDS encoding FAD-dependent oxidoreductase has product MIPEPDILIVGGGLGGVAAALAACRAGRTVVLTEETDWIGGQLTSQAVPPDEHPWVEQFGTTASYRKLRESIRDYYRQWYPLRSEALSLTGLNPGAGRVSKLCHEPRVALAVMEGMLAPHLASGRLTLLTEHWAVAAESDNDVITSVTLENLRDGDRTTLHARYVIDATETGELLELGGVEHAIGAESRAEFGEPHAPEEAQPLNQQGITVCFALSHHEGENHVIERPVDYDFWRSYQPDFWPGPLLGFLAPDPRSLEAVPRTFVPNPEIDPLAVNADQSADAGDKELWGFRRILARKLHRSGAFDSDITLVNWPLNDYWLKPLIGGGRETSAQALAEARQLSLSVLYWLQTEAPRQDGGTGFPGLRLRPDITGTADGLAKAPYVRESRRIKAVTTVTEQDVAIDVVGPYGRTAYRDSVGVGNYRIDLHPSTGGDNYIDIGSVPFEIPLGALVPRRVRNLLPAGKNIGTTHITNGCYRLHPVEWNIGEVAGALAAHCVSEGVEPHQVQGEDKRFDEFARLLDREGVQRHWPDVRGY; this is encoded by the coding sequence GTGATCCCTGAACCGGACATCCTCATCGTCGGCGGCGGTCTGGGCGGCGTGGCCGCCGCGCTCGCCGCCTGTCGGGCCGGCCGGACCGTCGTCCTCACCGAGGAGACCGACTGGATCGGCGGCCAGCTCACCTCCCAGGCCGTCCCGCCGGACGAGCACCCGTGGGTGGAGCAGTTCGGTACGACTGCCTCGTACCGAAAGCTGCGCGAGTCCATCAGGGACTACTACCGCCAGTGGTACCCCCTGCGCTCGGAGGCCCTGTCCCTGACCGGGCTCAATCCGGGGGCCGGCCGCGTGAGCAAGCTCTGCCACGAGCCCCGCGTCGCCCTCGCCGTCATGGAAGGCATGCTCGCGCCCCATCTCGCGTCCGGGCGGCTGACCCTTCTCACCGAACACTGGGCCGTCGCCGCCGAGTCTGACAACGATGTCATCACCTCGGTGACCCTGGAGAACCTGCGCGACGGCGACCGCACCACCCTGCACGCCCGGTACGTCATCGACGCCACCGAGACCGGCGAACTGCTCGAACTCGGCGGCGTCGAGCACGCCATCGGCGCCGAGTCACGCGCCGAGTTCGGCGAGCCGCACGCCCCCGAGGAAGCACAGCCCCTCAACCAGCAGGGCATCACCGTCTGCTTCGCGCTCTCCCACCACGAGGGCGAGAACCACGTCATCGAGCGCCCCGTCGACTACGACTTCTGGCGCTCCTACCAGCCCGACTTCTGGCCGGGCCCGCTCCTCGGCTTCCTCGCCCCTGACCCGCGTTCGCTGGAGGCCGTGCCGCGTACGTTCGTACCGAACCCGGAGATCGACCCGCTCGCCGTCAATGCCGACCAGAGTGCCGACGCGGGCGACAAGGAGCTGTGGGGGTTCCGCCGCATCCTCGCCCGCAAACTGCACAGGAGCGGAGCCTTCGACTCCGACATCACCCTGGTCAACTGGCCGCTCAACGACTACTGGTTGAAGCCTTTGATCGGGGGCGGCCGGGAGACCTCGGCCCAGGCACTCGCGGAAGCACGGCAACTGTCGCTCTCGGTCCTGTACTGGCTCCAGACCGAGGCGCCCCGCCAGGACGGCGGGACCGGCTTCCCCGGCCTGCGGCTGCGCCCCGACATCACGGGCACGGCGGACGGACTGGCCAAGGCCCCCTACGTCCGGGAGTCGCGCCGGATCAAGGCCGTCACCACCGTCACCGAGCAGGACGTGGCCATCGACGTCGTCGGCCCCTACGGGCGGACCGCCTACCGGGACTCCGTGGGCGTCGGCAACTACCGGATCGACCTGCACCCCTCCACCGGTGGCGACAACTACATCGACATCGGCTCGGTGCCGTTCGAGATACCGCTCGGAGCCCTAGTGCCCCGCCGGGTCCGCAATCTCCTCCCGGCGGGCAAGAACATCGGCACCACCCACATCACCAACGGCTGTTACCGCCTGCACCCCGTGGAGTGGAACATCGGCGAGGTCGCCGGCGCCCTGGCCGCGCACTGCGTGTCCGAAGGCGTCGAACCCCACCAGGTCCAGGGCGAGGACAAGCGGTTCGACGAGTTCGCCCGGCTGCTCGACCGTGAAGGCGTGCAGCGCCACTGGCCCGACGTACGCGGCTACTGA
- a CDS encoding LacI family DNA-binding transcriptional regulator yields the protein MDEPRKRAGRGRAPAPAGRTGRPRQAEVARLAGVSQATVSLVLAGKKQGIAISDETRQKVLDAAAELGYVPDPAARRLAAARNGLLGVFSFTATFPTDVQHSYYPFLVGVEQEAAAQGYDLVLFTGSSTGGAGATGPHALHRARLADGCLFLGRHAPVDELRRLVDDGFPVVHLGRRDEPEGLAWVGADYVSASTEVVHRLVTLGHRRIVLVREDDDAPASTDRERGFLEGLKSEGLPGGADAVFRRADPERALGPQQLRQWVAQGVTAVVAEETDSGAAWRALSVAVRDAGLNCPRDISLAVLGSPPPDLADVPQPTGFDIPRAQLGAAAVRLLATLVAGEDAPDPLVACTFRPGASTGPPPGALPDGA from the coding sequence GTGGACGAACCCAGGAAGCGGGCCGGACGAGGTCGGGCGCCCGCCCCCGCAGGGCGCACCGGACGTCCGCGCCAGGCCGAGGTCGCCCGGCTCGCGGGGGTGTCGCAGGCCACGGTCTCGCTGGTGCTCGCCGGCAAGAAGCAGGGGATCGCCATCTCGGACGAGACCCGACAGAAGGTGCTCGACGCGGCCGCCGAGCTGGGCTACGTCCCTGACCCCGCCGCCCGGCGACTCGCGGCGGCGCGCAACGGCCTGCTCGGCGTATTCAGCTTCACGGCCACGTTCCCCACGGATGTGCAGCACTCGTACTACCCGTTCCTCGTGGGCGTGGAGCAGGAAGCCGCCGCGCAGGGATACGACTTGGTGCTCTTCACCGGATCCAGCACGGGCGGTGCGGGGGCCACCGGGCCGCACGCGCTCCACCGGGCCAGACTCGCCGACGGGTGTCTCTTCCTGGGCCGCCATGCCCCGGTGGACGAGCTGCGCAGGCTCGTGGACGACGGGTTCCCCGTGGTCCACCTGGGCCGCAGGGACGAACCGGAAGGCCTCGCCTGGGTCGGTGCCGACTACGTCAGCGCCAGCACCGAAGTCGTCCACCGGCTCGTCACGCTCGGGCACCGCCGCATCGTCCTCGTACGCGAGGACGACGACGCGCCCGCATCGACCGACCGTGAGCGAGGCTTTCTGGAGGGGCTGAAGAGCGAGGGGCTGCCCGGCGGAGCCGATGCCGTGTTCCGTCGCGCCGATCCGGAACGGGCCCTTGGCCCCCAGCAGTTGCGGCAGTGGGTGGCGCAGGGCGTCACCGCGGTGGTGGCCGAGGAGACCGACAGTGGAGCGGCCTGGCGGGCACTGAGCGTGGCTGTCCGCGATGCCGGTCTGAACTGCCCGCGCGACATCTCCCTTGCGGTACTCGGCAGTCCGCCACCCGACCTCGCGGACGTGCCCCAGCCCACGGGATTCGACATCCCCCGCGCGCAGTTGGGCGCGGCGGCCGTCCGCCTGCTCGCCACGCTCGTCGCGGGCGAGGACGCTCCCGATCCGCTGGTGGCCTGCACCTTCCGGCCCGGCGCGAGCACGGGGCCACCGCCCGGGGCGCTGCCGGACGGCGCATGA
- a CDS encoding putative quinol monooxygenase: MDQPFTLVGTARPKPERAAELKELLLSFVEPTRQESGCLEYHFHEDRDEPGVFVFYEAWRSQADLDAHLALPHMRAFWERRMDFLESDLDIRFLTMHSPYPARSAARA; the protein is encoded by the coding sequence ATGGACCAGCCGTTCACGCTCGTCGGCACCGCCCGCCCCAAGCCCGAGCGCGCCGCCGAACTGAAAGAACTCCTGCTCTCGTTCGTCGAGCCGACGCGGCAGGAGTCCGGCTGCCTGGAGTACCACTTCCACGAGGACCGGGACGAGCCCGGCGTCTTCGTCTTCTACGAGGCCTGGCGCTCCCAGGCCGATCTCGACGCCCACCTGGCGCTCCCGCACATGCGGGCCTTCTGGGAGCGGCGGATGGACTTCCTGGAGTCCGACCTCGACATCCGCTTCCTGACCATGCACAGCCCCTATCCGGCCCGGTCCGCTGCCAGGGCTTGA
- a CDS encoding ArsR/SmtB family transcription factor translates to MPDDEGHPTVEEMRLGPVLAALADPLRRRVVRELAAAPDGTARTCSSFALPVSKATVTHHFRALREAGLIQQVSRGNSRMASLRRADLEQRFPGLLGMVAAEPEG, encoded by the coding sequence ATGCCCGACGACGAAGGCCACCCGACCGTCGAGGAGATGCGGCTCGGCCCGGTGCTCGCCGCGCTGGCGGACCCGCTGCGCCGACGCGTGGTGCGCGAACTGGCGGCCGCGCCCGACGGGACCGCGCGCACGTGCAGCTCCTTCGCGCTGCCGGTCTCCAAGGCGACCGTCACGCACCACTTCCGCGCGCTGCGCGAGGCCGGGCTGATCCAGCAGGTCTCCCGGGGCAACAGCCGGATGGCCAGCCTGCGCCGGGCGGATCTGGAGCAGCGGTTTCCCGGGCTCCTGGGGATGGTGGCGGCCGAGCCCGAGGGGTGA
- a CDS encoding GNAT family N-acetyltransferase, producing MTHVSRAAVRPIRADEWPQVKALRLLALQDPAAPIAFLETYEKAAAEPDSFWQDRAEGAADGTRVRQFVAEDRDGSWSGTVTVLIEEAGDGDVFGGAIDRRQAHVVGVFVRPEHRGNGVIDALFETAVEWAWSVPDVARARLYVHEDNARAERFYRRFGFVRSGQTVPMKDDPSKLEREMVLERP from the coding sequence ATGACCCACGTTTCCCGCGCTGCCGTCCGTCCGATACGTGCCGATGAGTGGCCCCAGGTGAAAGCGCTGCGGCTCTTGGCGCTCCAAGATCCGGCAGCTCCGATCGCCTTTCTCGAGACGTACGAGAAGGCCGCCGCGGAGCCTGACTCCTTCTGGCAGGACCGAGCCGAGGGAGCGGCCGACGGGACGCGCGTACGCCAGTTCGTGGCCGAGGACCGGGACGGGTCCTGGAGCGGCACGGTGACCGTGCTCATCGAGGAGGCGGGCGACGGCGATGTGTTCGGCGGGGCCATCGACCGGCGCCAGGCCCATGTCGTCGGTGTCTTCGTGCGCCCCGAACACCGCGGGAACGGTGTGATCGACGCGCTCTTCGAGACGGCCGTCGAGTGGGCGTGGTCGGTGCCGGACGTGGCGCGGGCGCGCCTGTACGTCCACGAGGACAATGCGCGGGCCGAGCGCTTCTACCGGCGCTTTGGATTCGTGCGCTCCGGACAGACCGTCCCGATGAAGGACGATCCCTCCAAGCTGGAGCGCGAGATGGTCCTCGAAAGGCCCTAG
- a CDS encoding type 1 glutamine amidotransferase: protein MPPRTVLILQHVEVEKPGLILDALDGSGLDVDIRNLIDTPGASAGDLPPVSELAGLVVMGGPMNADDVLAHPALKLERDLLADALRERIPTLGVCLGAQLLARAQGLTVRTGAALGRRSEIGWAPLQDVDRADPVVGPLADAPAVLHWHGDRIVAASGARVLARTDTTECQAFRAGPAAWGLQFHLEVTPELLDDWLAEPSFATEAVEVLGAGAEDQLRADARAVAAPLRPLAERSLAHLRDLFVGRAGL from the coding sequence ATGCCCCCGCGCACCGTCCTGATCCTTCAGCACGTCGAGGTCGAAAAGCCCGGCCTGATCCTGGACGCCCTGGACGGCAGCGGTCTCGACGTCGACATCCGGAACCTGATCGACACTCCGGGTGCCTCAGCCGGCGATCTGCCGCCCGTGTCCGAGCTGGCGGGGCTCGTCGTGATGGGCGGTCCCATGAACGCCGACGACGTGTTGGCGCATCCGGCGCTGAAGCTGGAGCGGGACCTCCTGGCCGACGCGCTGCGGGAGAGGATCCCGACGTTGGGCGTGTGTCTGGGTGCCCAACTCCTCGCCCGCGCGCAGGGTCTGACCGTGCGGACCGGGGCCGCTCTCGGCCGGCGCAGCGAGATCGGATGGGCTCCGCTGCAGGACGTGGACCGTGCCGATCCGGTCGTCGGCCCGCTGGCCGACGCGCCCGCCGTGCTCCACTGGCACGGCGACCGCATCGTTGCCGCCTCCGGTGCCCGCGTCCTTGCCCGGACGGACACCACCGAGTGCCAGGCGTTCCGGGCCGGACCGGCAGCCTGGGGTCTCCAGTTCCACTTGGAGGTCACCCCCGAACTTCTCGACGACTGGCTCGCCGAGCCGTCCTTCGCCACTGAAGCCGTGGAGGTCCTCGGAGCCGGTGCGGAGGACCAACTGCGGGCCGATGCCCGTGCCGTGGCCGCGCCCCTGCGCCCGCTCGCCGAGCGGAGCCTGGCCCACCTGCGGGACCTCTTCGTGGGACGCGCGGGCCTCTAG
- a CDS encoding aminotransferase class I/II-fold pyridoxal phosphate-dependent enzyme encodes MTTELSPDSLTGLLERARKDYQDLAGRGLSLDLTRGKPAPEQLDLSEDLLSLPGGRHTAADGTDVRNYGGLQGLLELREIFADVLQVPAGQLLALGNSSLELMHDCLVHALLSVVPGAESRWADQERIAFLCPVPGYDRHFGLCERFGIDMIPVPMTAEGPDMDVVERLVAEDPTVKGIWCVPKYSNPDGVSYSDETVARLASMQAAAPDFRIFWDNAYAAHHLTDEPVEIADLLTACADAGNADRVFVFGSTSKITAAGSGVAFFGSSPANLKWILANNAKRSIGPDKVNQLRHVMFLRDADGVRAHMERQRALLQPKFEAVARILEAELGSTGLARWTDPKGGYFVTLELTDGGAKEVVRRAAEAGIVLTPAGATHPHGDDPRDATIRIAPSYPSLAELEQAIAGLAVCVRLVGYEQRVG; translated from the coding sequence ATGACCACCGAGCTGAGCCCCGACTCCTTGACCGGGCTCCTTGAGCGGGCCCGCAAGGACTACCAGGACCTCGCAGGTCGCGGGCTCTCGCTCGACCTCACGCGCGGCAAGCCGGCGCCGGAGCAGCTCGACCTCTCCGAGGACCTGCTGAGCCTGCCGGGCGGGCGGCACACCGCCGCCGACGGCACGGACGTACGCAACTACGGCGGTCTCCAGGGTCTGCTGGAGCTCCGGGAGATCTTCGCGGACGTGCTCCAGGTGCCTGCCGGGCAGCTCCTCGCGCTCGGCAACTCCAGCCTCGAGCTGATGCACGACTGCCTGGTGCACGCCCTGCTGAGCGTGGTGCCGGGGGCCGAGTCGCGCTGGGCGGACCAGGAGCGGATCGCGTTCCTGTGCCCCGTACCGGGCTACGACCGGCACTTCGGGCTCTGCGAGCGGTTCGGGATCGACATGATTCCGGTGCCGATGACCGCCGAGGGGCCGGACATGGACGTCGTGGAGCGGCTCGTCGCCGAGGACCCGACGGTCAAGGGCATCTGGTGCGTCCCGAAGTACAGCAACCCCGACGGCGTCTCCTACAGCGACGAGACCGTCGCCCGCCTCGCCTCGATGCAGGCCGCCGCGCCCGACTTCCGGATCTTCTGGGACAACGCGTACGCCGCTCACCACCTCACCGACGAGCCCGTCGAGATCGCCGACCTGCTGACCGCCTGCGCGGACGCCGGGAACGCGGACCGCGTCTTCGTCTTCGGCTCCACCTCGAAGATCACCGCGGCGGGCTCGGGCGTCGCCTTCTTCGGCTCGTCGCCCGCGAACCTGAAGTGGATCCTCGCCAACAACGCCAAGCGCTCGATCGGCCCGGACAAGGTCAACCAGCTGCGGCACGTGATGTTCCTGCGGGACGCCGACGGGGTCCGCGCCCACATGGAGCGCCAGCGCGCCCTGCTCCAGCCGAAGTTCGAGGCGGTGGCCCGGATCCTGGAGGCGGAGCTCGGCTCCACCGGCCTCGCCCGGTGGACCGACCCCAAGGGTGGCTACTTCGTCACCCTCGAACTGACCGACGGCGGCGCCAAGGAGGTCGTACGCCGTGCCGCCGAGGCGGGCATCGTCCTGACCCCGGCCGGCGCCACCCACCCGCACGGCGACGACCCGCGCGACGCCACGATCCGCATCGCGCCCAGCTACCCGAGCCTCGCGGAGCTGGAGCAGGCCATCGCGGGACTCGCCGTGTGCGTACGGCTCGTGGGGTACGAGCAGCGGGTCGGCTAG
- a CDS encoding MarR family winged helix-turn-helix transcriptional regulator codes for MTHGDSERWTHLVTLHSRVEQHLTEVLHRRCALGLREYRTLSHLTDAPEGELRMQELADAVGLDQSSASRLAGRLERAELAERCHCPGDRRGVFLGITKAGRERQAQAQPIYEAALSEALDEAASATDPALATLTRSLRTSA; via the coding sequence ATGACCCACGGTGACTCTGAACGCTGGACCCACCTGGTGACGCTGCACAGCCGCGTCGAGCAGCACCTGACCGAGGTCCTGCACCGCCGCTGCGCACTGGGCCTGCGCGAGTACCGCACGCTCAGCCACCTGACGGACGCCCCCGAGGGCGAGCTGCGGATGCAGGAACTCGCCGACGCGGTCGGCCTCGACCAGAGCTCGGCGTCCCGCCTCGCCGGCCGCCTGGAGCGCGCCGAACTGGCCGAGCGCTGCCACTGCCCCGGTGACCGGCGCGGAGTCTTCCTCGGGATCACTAAAGCCGGACGCGAACGCCAGGCCCAGGCCCAGCCGATCTACGAGGCCGCCTTGAGCGAGGCACTGGACGAGGCCGCATCCGCCACCGACCCGGCGCTCGCCACCCTGACCCGGAGCCTGCGTACGTCTGCCTGA